The proteins below come from a single Kryptolebias marmoratus isolate JLee-2015 linkage group LG12, ASM164957v2, whole genome shotgun sequence genomic window:
- the gpatch8 gene encoding G patch domain-containing protein 8 isoform X1, whose protein sequence is MADRFSRFNEERDFQGGNHFDQYEEGQLELEQASLDKPIESDNIGHRLLQKHGWKSGQGLGKTMQGRTDPVPIILKYDVMGMGRMEMELDYAEDATEKRRVLEVEKEDTEELRQKYKDQVEKEKAIAKALEDLRANFYCELCDKQYTKHQEFDNHINSYDHAHKQRLKELKQREFARNVSSRSRKDGKKQEKMLRRLHELAEQRKQDKQDRTPGSGPMFKPTTVAVDGEKAEDCDSMTYENPTLTDATLESSPAEKTEQSSPKPSPAITFSLGKNTSSSPTPSGASKVSVSFSFAKKAPVKLETAAAVFADHGEEAVEEEENQEGEKAAGQEEAPGCSTDSPRGVPEVGEGGEKGVAAGMEETQPPDDGGSLASTLNKLKMMMKKEEGFTGREPQYYHYVPPAHCRVKPNFQFLLFMKATEQCQSKEEDDEEEEEEVQEEKKAEESFDQTECEAAECKPEKEQDNDASAADPEPAPLSPKVKPDENASSSAVDATSTVPSSPTQKAENTQDATDSNTGPKIPTGPFFPVLSKDESTTLQWPTELLEFTKAQPSLSYSCNPLYFDFKLSKNRRLHGAKAAKSPKLSEEPDDKGQKVEASAAEVDAAPEPETSTEKDKPVIKGDLSKSEGVEQKAATASSSAKKKKKKKKHKKSGKHSKHKGKEKTATEAAGEETEAAQEKPKKKKKHKRKKSKNKGQNQDEAAGDEKEKVKPKPEDKTVVSSAQLTTGGGAATGAELGKRKRAAKEVPSKSGAEQGGNGKSNEKGNPCEEHSNNKRQKTDSSASQSASCSTSAQKSPGHGRPPSSESEEEGGSNNQHSRHHKSSPREQRRHHSEESRRSCSRSSRRGERRGSSRRHHRGQASRSRSYSSSSERSSAGSSAYSQRSRSYSDSYSDYSTEGRRRRHSKRSSDSEYERRSSRGHRRSRRHQYTSSSSEDSRSRSRNYSRRKRHRRRHRSSSRSSSSWSRSTSRSWRRSYSRSRSSGSRSSSSNKGSPHRRNPRGRGDSETHRRDFNRSCIYRSQSPRSSLRGLNRNTHSSSSQALRPGVSRDAGEQKNTLTARQLLEKVQSKKSSDDSTTGTKSGIKIKDPPQGYFGPKLPPALGSKAMLPLFGKLQAGKKPVIPLTRPDEGEKSGTGKGSDADAEVILVEPIREFPPPPPPPAPPVQKVEEAPQTTVTQEETQQQPTVEDQVHQDPQPMFEQEPSMMMPQYQGESGQDPSQNPMMESLMPEMQQQQAPVHAYPTYPPPNLEEDGIEAEEDGLAPLESQPITFTPEEMEKYSKLQQAAQQHIQQQLLAKQVKAFPSAAAAAAAAAAAANLAPAPPPPALQQIHIQQPTVSVASGTSITTMQHAILQHHAAAAAAMGIHPAHPHHPHPAHAQLAQVHHIPQHHLTPISLSPLAPSLGHSLGHSLGHAGLIPAHPTAFLSGQPIHIIPASALHHTPLALHHVPHAALYPTLFAPRPSQAAAAAALQLHPLLHPIFSGQDLQHPPNHGS, encoded by the exons GGTGGGAATCACTTTGACCAGTATGAAGAGGGTCAGTTGGAGCTGGAGCAGGCGTCCCTGGACAAGCCCATCGAATCG GATAACATCGGGCACCGGCTGCTTCAGAAACATGGCTGGAAATCCGGGCAAGGCCTTGGCAAAACCATGCAGG GACGCACCGACCCTGTGCCCATTATCCTTAAATATGATGTCATGGGGATGGGCCGCATGGAGATGGAG TTGGACTATGCAGAGGATGCCACAGAGAAGAGGAGAGTGCTTGAAGTTGAAAAAGAGGATACAGAAGAGCTGCGGCAAAAATACAAG GACCAGGTGGAAAAGGAGAAAGCCATTGCGAAGGCCCTGGAAGACCTAAGAGCAAATTTCTACTGTGAACTATGTGACAAGCAGTACACTAAACACCAGGAGTTTGACAATCACATTAACTCCTATGACCATGCTCACAAGCAG AGATTGAAAGAACTGAAGCAGAGAGAGTTTGCTCGTAATGTGTCGTCCCGTTCTCGGAAAGATGGAAAGAAGCAAGAAAAGATGCTGCGGAGGCTGCACGAGCTGGCCGAGCAGAGGAAACAGGACAAACAAGACCG AACGCCTGGAAGTGGACCCATGTTCAAACCAACCACAGTTGCTGTTGATGGAGAAAAGGCTGAAGATTGTGACAGCATGACTTATGAGAACCCCACTTTGACAGATGCTACTTTAGAGAGCtcacctgcagagaaaactgaacAGTCCTCCCCAAAGCCCAGTCCAGCTATTACTTTTTCTCTGGGAAAGAACACCTCTTCTTCTCCAACTCCTAGCGGTGCTTCCAAAGTCAGCGTGTCGTTCTCTTTTGCCAAGAAAGCCCCAGTAAAGTTGGAGAcagcagctgctgtgtttgcGGATCATGGCGAGGAggcagtggaggaggaggagaatcaAGAGGGAGAAAAGGCTGCAGGACAAGAGGAGGCACCAGGCTGCAGCACAGACAGTCCTAGGGGAGTACCCGAAGTAGGTGAAGGAGGAGAGAAAGGTGTTGCAGCTGGAATGGAAGAGACACAGCCGCCTGATGACGGGGGCTCACTAGCCTCCACTCTCAACAAACTTaagatgatgatgaaaaaaGAGGAAGGCTTTACAGGACGGGAACCTCAGTACTATCACTATGTACCTCCAGCTCACTGTCGGGTAAAGCCCAACTTCCAGTTCTTGCTGTTCATGAAGGCGACTGAacagtgtcagagcaaagaagaagacgatgaggaggaggaggaagaggtgcaggaagaaaaaaaggccGAAGAAAGTTTTGATCAGACGGAGTGTGAAGCTGCTGAGTGTAAACCTGAAAAAGAACAAGATAATGACGCATCAGCTGCTGACCCAGAGCCGGCTCCTTTGTCACCTAAAGTAAAGCCAGATGAAAATGCGTCTTCTAGTGCAGTTGATGCAACTTCCACTGTGCCCTCTTCTCCCACTCAGAAAGCAGAGAACACACAGGATGCAACAGATTCAAACACTGGTCCGAAAATCCCCACTGGACCCTTCTTTCCAGTTCTGAGCAAAGATGAAAGTACAACGCTACAGTGGCCCACGGAGCTTCTTGAATTTACAAAAGCTCAACCCTCCCTGTCCTACAGCTGTAATCCTCTCTACTTCGACTTCAAACTGTCGAAAAACAGAAGACTTCATGGTGCGAAAGCAGCAAAGTCCCCTAAGCTTTCAGAGGAGCCTGATGACAAGGGCCAAAAGGTGGAAGCTTCAGCAGCTGAAGTAGATGCAGCACCTGAACCTGAAACAAGCACTGAAAAGGACAAGCCAGTAATAAAGGGAGATCTCAGCAAATCCGAAGGTGTTGAGCAAAAAGCTGCGACTGCCAGCAGTagtgcaaagaagaaaaagaaaaagaagaaacataaGAAGTCTGGAAAGCATTCGAAACacaaagggaaagaaaaaactgcaacagaagctgcaggagaagagacagaggcagcacaagaaaaacccaaaaagaaaaagaaacacaaacgaaagaagagcaaaaacaagGGCCAAAATCAAGACGAGGCAGCTGgtgatgaaaaggaaaaagttaaGCCAAAGCCTGAAGATAAAACTGTTGTCTCCTCTGCTCAGCTGACAACTGGAGGGGGAGCAGCCACAGGAGCAGAACTGGGCAAGAGGAAACGTGCTGCAAAGGAAGTGCCTTCCAAGTCTGGAGCAGAGCAAGGGGGAAATGGGAAAAGTAACGAGAAGGGCAACCCCTGTGAGGAGCACAGTAATAACAAGAGACAAAAGACTGACTCCAGTGCATCCCAAAGTGCCTCCTGCTCCACCTCTGCCCAAAAGAGTCCCGGCCACGGTAGACCTCCCAGCAGTGAGAGTGAAGAAGAAGGTGGCTCCAACAACCAACACTCACGCCATCACAAGTCAAGCCCACGGGAACAGCGGCGCCACCACAGTGAAGAATCTCGCCGATCCTGCAGCCGCTCGTCAAGACGGGGGGAAAGACGAGGCAGCAGTCGCCGGCACCATCGTGGCCAAGCCTCTCGTAGTCGCTCATATTCTAGCAGCTCGGAGCGGTCCTCGGCAGGAAGCAGCGCCTACAGCCAGCGTAGCCGCAGCTATTCAGACAGTTACAGCGACTACAGCACAGAAGGCCGCAGGCGGAGGCACTCCAAGCGTTCATCAGACTCTGAGTACGAGCGGAGGAGCAGCCGGGGACATAGGCGATCCAGAAGACATCAGTACACCTCGTCCTCCTCAGAAGACTCCCGCTCACGATCACGCAACTACAGCCGGAGGAAGAGGCATCGGCGGCGCCACCGCAGCAGCTCGAGAAGTTCCAGCAGCTGGAGCCGCAGCACTAGTAGATCCTGGAGGCGTAGCTACAGTCGAAGCCGAAGCTCAGGCAGCCGCTCCTCCAGTTCCAACAAAGGCTCCCCTCACAGACGAAACCCCAGGGGTCGAGGGGACAGTGAGACACATCGCAGAGACTTCAACCGCTCGTGCATCTACCGCTCCCAGTCTCCACGTTCATCATTACGAGGCCTTAACCGCAACACCCATTCATCCAGCTCTCAGGCCTTGAGGCCAGGGGTTTCCCGCGATGCAGgggaacagaaaaacacactcacTGCACGCCAGCTACTGGAGAAGGTTCAGTCCAAAAAAAGTTCTGATGATTCTACCACAGGTACAAAATCTGGAATTAAGATTAAGGACCCACCACAGGGCTACTTTGGTCCTAAACTACCCCCGGCCCTGGGAAGCAAAGCCATGTTGCCACTTTTTGGTAAGCTGCAGGCAGGTAAGAAACCAGTGATTCCCCTAACCAGACCCGACGAGGGTGAGAAATCAGGAACAGGAAAGGGTTCTGACGCAGACGCAGAGGTTATCCTCGTTGAGCCCATAAGGGAGttccctcctccaccacctccaccagccCCACCTGTCCAGAAGGTTGAGGAGGCTCCTCAGACAACAGTAACGCAAGAAGAGACTCAGCAGCAACCCACTGTAGAAGACCAGGTACACCAAGACCCCCAACCAATGTTTGAACAGGAGCCTTCCATGATGATGCCCCAGTATCAGGGAGAGTCGGGACAGGATCCTTCCCAGAACCCAATGATGGAGTCCCTCATGCCtgaaatgcagcagcagcaggctccAGTGCATGCATACCCTACCTACCCACCCCCCAATCTGGAGGAGGATGGTATTGAGGCAGAGGAGGATGGATTGGCTCCGTTAGAGAGTCAGCCGATCACCTTCACACCAGAGGAGATGGAGAAATACAGCAAGCTGCAGCAGGCTGCACAACAGcacattcagcagcagcttttggCCAAGCAGGTCAAAGCATTCCCCTCAGCTGCTGCGGCTGCGGCCGCTGCTGCAGCAGCCGCCAACTTGGCCCCGGCCCCCCCTCCACCAGCCCTGCAGCAGATCCACATTCAGCAGCCAACTGTCTCTGTAGCTTCAGGAACATCGATCACCACTATGCAACACGCCATCCTGCAACACCATGCAGCCGCTGCTGCAGCAATGGGCATCCACCCAGCACATCCCCACCACCCTCACCCCGCACATGCCCAGTTGGCCCAGGTGCATCACATCCCCCAGCACCACCTAACCCCGATCTCGCTGTCTCCTTTGGCCCCCTCACTGGGTCATTCTCTGGGCCACTCGCTGGGCCATGCAGGACTGATTCCTGCTCACCCAACGGCCTTCCTGTCTGGTCAGCCCATACATATCATCCCTGCTTCTGCACTTCACCACACACCGTTAGCTCTGCACCACGTCCCCCACGCAGCTCTTTATCCAACACTGTTTGCACCTCGCCCATCCCAGGCTGCTGCGGCAGCAGCTCTTCAACTCCACCCGCTCCTGCACCCAATTTTCTCAGGTCAGGACCTTCAGCACCCACCTAACCACGGCTCCTGA
- the gpatch8 gene encoding G patch domain-containing protein 8 isoform X3: MGMGRMEMELDYAEDATEKRRVLEVEKEDTEELRQKYKDQVEKEKAIAKALEDLRANFYCELCDKQYTKHQEFDNHINSYDHAHKQRLKELKQREFARNVSSRSRKDGKKQEKMLRRLHELAEQRKQDKQDRTPGSGPMFKPTTVAVDGEKAEDCDSMTYENPTLTDATLESSPAEKTEQSSPKPSPAITFSLGKNTSSSPTPSGASKVSVSFSFAKKAPVKLETAAAVFADHGEEAVEEEENQEGEKAAGQEEAPGCSTDSPRGVPEVGEGGEKGVAAGMEETQPPDDGGSLASTLNKLKMMMKKEEGFTGREPQYYHYVPPAHCRVKPNFQFLLFMKATEQCQSKEEDDEEEEEEVQEEKKAEESFDQTECEAAECKPEKEQDNDASAADPEPAPLSPKVKPDENASSSAVDATSTVPSSPTQKAENTQDATDSNTGPKIPTGPFFPVLSKDESTTLQWPTELLEFTKAQPSLSYSCNPLYFDFKLSKNRRLHGAKAAKSPKLSEEPDDKGQKVEASAAEVDAAPEPETSTEKDKPVIKGDLSKSEGVEQKAATASSSAKKKKKKKKHKKSGKHSKHKGKEKTATEAAGEETEAAQEKPKKKKKHKRKKSKNKGQNQDEAAGDEKEKVKPKPEDKTVVSSAQLTTGGGAATGAELGKRKRAAKEVPSKSGAEQGGNGKSNEKGNPCEEHSNNKRQKTDSSASQSASCSTSAQKSPGHGRPPSSESEEEGGSNNQHSRHHKSSPREQRRHHSEESRRSCSRSSRRGERRGSSRRHHRGQASRSRSYSSSSERSSAGSSAYSQRSRSYSDSYSDYSTEGRRRRHSKRSSDSEYERRSSRGHRRSRRHQYTSSSSEDSRSRSRNYSRRKRHRRRHRSSSRSSSSWSRSTSRSWRRSYSRSRSSGSRSSSSNKGSPHRRNPRGRGDSETHRRDFNRSCIYRSQSPRSSLRGLNRNTHSSSSQALRPGVSRDAGEQKNTLTARQLLEKVQSKKSSDDSTTGTKSGIKIKDPPQGYFGPKLPPALGSKAMLPLFGKLQAGKKPVIPLTRPDEGEKSGTGKGSDADAEVILVEPIREFPPPPPPPAPPVQKVEEAPQTTVTQEETQQQPTVEDQVHQDPQPMFEQEPSMMMPQYQGESGQDPSQNPMMESLMPEMQQQQAPVHAYPTYPPPNLEEDGIEAEEDGLAPLESQPITFTPEEMEKYSKLQQAAQQHIQQQLLAKQVKAFPSAAAAAAAAAAAANLAPAPPPPALQQIHIQQPTVSVASGTSITTMQHAILQHHAAAAAAMGIHPAHPHHPHPAHAQLAQVHHIPQHHLTPISLSPLAPSLGHSLGHSLGHAGLIPAHPTAFLSGQPIHIIPASALHHTPLALHHVPHAALYPTLFAPRPSQAAAAAALQLHPLLHPIFSGQDLQHPPNHGS, from the exons ATGGGGATGGGCCGCATGGAGATGGAG TTGGACTATGCAGAGGATGCCACAGAGAAGAGGAGAGTGCTTGAAGTTGAAAAAGAGGATACAGAAGAGCTGCGGCAAAAATACAAG GACCAGGTGGAAAAGGAGAAAGCCATTGCGAAGGCCCTGGAAGACCTAAGAGCAAATTTCTACTGTGAACTATGTGACAAGCAGTACACTAAACACCAGGAGTTTGACAATCACATTAACTCCTATGACCATGCTCACAAGCAG AGATTGAAAGAACTGAAGCAGAGAGAGTTTGCTCGTAATGTGTCGTCCCGTTCTCGGAAAGATGGAAAGAAGCAAGAAAAGATGCTGCGGAGGCTGCACGAGCTGGCCGAGCAGAGGAAACAGGACAAACAAGACCG AACGCCTGGAAGTGGACCCATGTTCAAACCAACCACAGTTGCTGTTGATGGAGAAAAGGCTGAAGATTGTGACAGCATGACTTATGAGAACCCCACTTTGACAGATGCTACTTTAGAGAGCtcacctgcagagaaaactgaacAGTCCTCCCCAAAGCCCAGTCCAGCTATTACTTTTTCTCTGGGAAAGAACACCTCTTCTTCTCCAACTCCTAGCGGTGCTTCCAAAGTCAGCGTGTCGTTCTCTTTTGCCAAGAAAGCCCCAGTAAAGTTGGAGAcagcagctgctgtgtttgcGGATCATGGCGAGGAggcagtggaggaggaggagaatcaAGAGGGAGAAAAGGCTGCAGGACAAGAGGAGGCACCAGGCTGCAGCACAGACAGTCCTAGGGGAGTACCCGAAGTAGGTGAAGGAGGAGAGAAAGGTGTTGCAGCTGGAATGGAAGAGACACAGCCGCCTGATGACGGGGGCTCACTAGCCTCCACTCTCAACAAACTTaagatgatgatgaaaaaaGAGGAAGGCTTTACAGGACGGGAACCTCAGTACTATCACTATGTACCTCCAGCTCACTGTCGGGTAAAGCCCAACTTCCAGTTCTTGCTGTTCATGAAGGCGACTGAacagtgtcagagcaaagaagaagacgatgaggaggaggaggaagaggtgcaggaagaaaaaaaggccGAAGAAAGTTTTGATCAGACGGAGTGTGAAGCTGCTGAGTGTAAACCTGAAAAAGAACAAGATAATGACGCATCAGCTGCTGACCCAGAGCCGGCTCCTTTGTCACCTAAAGTAAAGCCAGATGAAAATGCGTCTTCTAGTGCAGTTGATGCAACTTCCACTGTGCCCTCTTCTCCCACTCAGAAAGCAGAGAACACACAGGATGCAACAGATTCAAACACTGGTCCGAAAATCCCCACTGGACCCTTCTTTCCAGTTCTGAGCAAAGATGAAAGTACAACGCTACAGTGGCCCACGGAGCTTCTTGAATTTACAAAAGCTCAACCCTCCCTGTCCTACAGCTGTAATCCTCTCTACTTCGACTTCAAACTGTCGAAAAACAGAAGACTTCATGGTGCGAAAGCAGCAAAGTCCCCTAAGCTTTCAGAGGAGCCTGATGACAAGGGCCAAAAGGTGGAAGCTTCAGCAGCTGAAGTAGATGCAGCACCTGAACCTGAAACAAGCACTGAAAAGGACAAGCCAGTAATAAAGGGAGATCTCAGCAAATCCGAAGGTGTTGAGCAAAAAGCTGCGACTGCCAGCAGTagtgcaaagaagaaaaagaaaaagaagaaacataaGAAGTCTGGAAAGCATTCGAAACacaaagggaaagaaaaaactgcaacagaagctgcaggagaagagacagaggcagcacaagaaaaacccaaaaagaaaaagaaacacaaacgaaagaagagcaaaaacaagGGCCAAAATCAAGACGAGGCAGCTGgtgatgaaaaggaaaaagttaaGCCAAAGCCTGAAGATAAAACTGTTGTCTCCTCTGCTCAGCTGACAACTGGAGGGGGAGCAGCCACAGGAGCAGAACTGGGCAAGAGGAAACGTGCTGCAAAGGAAGTGCCTTCCAAGTCTGGAGCAGAGCAAGGGGGAAATGGGAAAAGTAACGAGAAGGGCAACCCCTGTGAGGAGCACAGTAATAACAAGAGACAAAAGACTGACTCCAGTGCATCCCAAAGTGCCTCCTGCTCCACCTCTGCCCAAAAGAGTCCCGGCCACGGTAGACCTCCCAGCAGTGAGAGTGAAGAAGAAGGTGGCTCCAACAACCAACACTCACGCCATCACAAGTCAAGCCCACGGGAACAGCGGCGCCACCACAGTGAAGAATCTCGCCGATCCTGCAGCCGCTCGTCAAGACGGGGGGAAAGACGAGGCAGCAGTCGCCGGCACCATCGTGGCCAAGCCTCTCGTAGTCGCTCATATTCTAGCAGCTCGGAGCGGTCCTCGGCAGGAAGCAGCGCCTACAGCCAGCGTAGCCGCAGCTATTCAGACAGTTACAGCGACTACAGCACAGAAGGCCGCAGGCGGAGGCACTCCAAGCGTTCATCAGACTCTGAGTACGAGCGGAGGAGCAGCCGGGGACATAGGCGATCCAGAAGACATCAGTACACCTCGTCCTCCTCAGAAGACTCCCGCTCACGATCACGCAACTACAGCCGGAGGAAGAGGCATCGGCGGCGCCACCGCAGCAGCTCGAGAAGTTCCAGCAGCTGGAGCCGCAGCACTAGTAGATCCTGGAGGCGTAGCTACAGTCGAAGCCGAAGCTCAGGCAGCCGCTCCTCCAGTTCCAACAAAGGCTCCCCTCACAGACGAAACCCCAGGGGTCGAGGGGACAGTGAGACACATCGCAGAGACTTCAACCGCTCGTGCATCTACCGCTCCCAGTCTCCACGTTCATCATTACGAGGCCTTAACCGCAACACCCATTCATCCAGCTCTCAGGCCTTGAGGCCAGGGGTTTCCCGCGATGCAGgggaacagaaaaacacactcacTGCACGCCAGCTACTGGAGAAGGTTCAGTCCAAAAAAAGTTCTGATGATTCTACCACAGGTACAAAATCTGGAATTAAGATTAAGGACCCACCACAGGGCTACTTTGGTCCTAAACTACCCCCGGCCCTGGGAAGCAAAGCCATGTTGCCACTTTTTGGTAAGCTGCAGGCAGGTAAGAAACCAGTGATTCCCCTAACCAGACCCGACGAGGGTGAGAAATCAGGAACAGGAAAGGGTTCTGACGCAGACGCAGAGGTTATCCTCGTTGAGCCCATAAGGGAGttccctcctccaccacctccaccagccCCACCTGTCCAGAAGGTTGAGGAGGCTCCTCAGACAACAGTAACGCAAGAAGAGACTCAGCAGCAACCCACTGTAGAAGACCAGGTACACCAAGACCCCCAACCAATGTTTGAACAGGAGCCTTCCATGATGATGCCCCAGTATCAGGGAGAGTCGGGACAGGATCCTTCCCAGAACCCAATGATGGAGTCCCTCATGCCtgaaatgcagcagcagcaggctccAGTGCATGCATACCCTACCTACCCACCCCCCAATCTGGAGGAGGATGGTATTGAGGCAGAGGAGGATGGATTGGCTCCGTTAGAGAGTCAGCCGATCACCTTCACACCAGAGGAGATGGAGAAATACAGCAAGCTGCAGCAGGCTGCACAACAGcacattcagcagcagcttttggCCAAGCAGGTCAAAGCATTCCCCTCAGCTGCTGCGGCTGCGGCCGCTGCTGCAGCAGCCGCCAACTTGGCCCCGGCCCCCCCTCCACCAGCCCTGCAGCAGATCCACATTCAGCAGCCAACTGTCTCTGTAGCTTCAGGAACATCGATCACCACTATGCAACACGCCATCCTGCAACACCATGCAGCCGCTGCTGCAGCAATGGGCATCCACCCAGCACATCCCCACCACCCTCACCCCGCACATGCCCAGTTGGCCCAGGTGCATCACATCCCCCAGCACCACCTAACCCCGATCTCGCTGTCTCCTTTGGCCCCCTCACTGGGTCATTCTCTGGGCCACTCGCTGGGCCATGCAGGACTGATTCCTGCTCACCCAACGGCCTTCCTGTCTGGTCAGCCCATACATATCATCCCTGCTTCTGCACTTCACCACACACCGTTAGCTCTGCACCACGTCCCCCACGCAGCTCTTTATCCAACACTGTTTGCACCTCGCCCATCCCAGGCTGCTGCGGCAGCAGCTCTTCAACTCCACCCGCTCCTGCACCCAATTTTCTCAGGTCAGGACCTTCAGCACCCACCTAACCACGGCTCCTGA